The Synechococcales cyanobacterium CNB genome includes a window with the following:
- the atpG gene encoding ATP synthase F1 subunit gamma has product MPRSFVPFPLRRWGSADAAFQTRPPKTSGSAGGLCIRTPSPRPTPGLPSRPMAKTREIKKRIKAVGNIKRITRTMQMIATAKFSASQSRALAGKPYTKAVFDIVGELAQSEDARAHALFNADRPGQELTLVLTSDRGLCGPYNGSVLRTALAHLRADPANMGGLIELVGKKGVAFFKFNGIPVAKHHTEFGDKPEFEQVARLASDYVSRFLAGEVRRVRVVYMRYVSAGRQAPEIMQLLPLRPPESSGESSGPRINYEFSPEGPELLDALLPAAVNALLFQAFNDAIVSEHVARMVAMKAATDNAGKMGKALTRRFNRARQAQITTELTEIISGAAALE; this is encoded by the coding sequence ATGCCTCGCTCCTTTGTGCCTTTCCCCCTGAGACGTTGGGGATCGGCGGATGCTGCTTTCCAAACCCGCCCCCCCAAGACTAGCGGCTCAGCGGGCGGGCTCTGTATCCGGACGCCTTCACCCCGCCCGACCCCCGGTCTACCATCCCGCCCCATGGCGAAGACCCGCGAGATCAAGAAGCGCATCAAGGCGGTCGGCAACATCAAGCGGATCACCCGCACGATGCAGATGATCGCCACCGCGAAGTTCAGCGCGTCCCAGAGCCGCGCTCTGGCCGGCAAGCCCTACACCAAGGCCGTTTTCGACATCGTCGGCGAACTGGCCCAGTCCGAGGACGCCCGCGCCCACGCCCTCTTCAACGCCGACCGACCCGGGCAGGAACTCACCCTCGTCCTCACGAGCGACCGCGGGCTGTGCGGTCCCTACAACGGCTCCGTCCTGCGCACGGCACTCGCTCACCTCCGCGCCGATCCCGCGAACATGGGGGGCCTCATCGAGCTCGTCGGCAAGAAGGGCGTTGCGTTCTTCAAGTTCAACGGCATCCCCGTCGCCAAGCACCATACGGAGTTCGGCGACAAGCCCGAGTTCGAGCAGGTCGCCCGCCTCGCCTCCGACTACGTCTCGCGCTTCCTCGCGGGCGAGGTGCGCCGCGTCCGCGTGGTCTACATGCGGTACGTTTCGGCGGGTCGGCAGGCCCCCGAGATCATGCAACTTCTCCCGCTGCGCCCGCCCGAGAGCTCGGGCGAGTCCTCCGGTCCGCGGATCAACTACGAGTTCAGCCCAGAAGGCCCCGAGCTGCTGGATGCTCTGCTCCCGGCCGCGGTCAATGCGCTGCTCTTCCAGGCGTTCAACGACGCCATCGTGAGCGAGCACGTCGCGCGGATGGTCGCCATGAAGGCCGCGACCGACAACGCGGGCAAGATGGGCAAGGCACTCACCCGCCGCTTCAACCGCGCCCGACAGGCCCAGATCACCACGGAACTCACCGAGATCATCTCCGGCGCGGCCGCGCTCGAATGA
- a CDS encoding tetratricopeptide repeat protein, translated as MHCPDIVELERFATESLSPESAASLASHLRECPACADRLVEIKANLTAAAPISGILRDTGVLAELGPGARFVEGFRILREIGRGGSGVVFEAEQASPRRAVALKLLRRSPNDNDARHFRREVAALARLDHPGIAALHAAGETPDGDRFLAMELVRGLPLNAYASERTLTIRARLELFADACDAVAFAHGRGVIHRDLKPSNILVTDGTDGSPAPKVLDFGLARILEHDSLTRGAPLGATLAEFGSISGTLPYMSPEQARGDPLAVDARTDVYSLGVILYELLTDRLPLDLDRTSVTGAIRAICEQAPAGPRTLRPDLPRDLETIALKALEKDPDRRYPSAAALADDVRRFLRHEPISARRPTAAYHAARFMRRHRLGVLASTLAFLALLGAAGIATAQAVRATRNEALALHEAETALDVSRFLQDIFAAVERGRHDMTLRDALDGATRRLDAGALRGRPAIEAPVRNAVGNAYRALGLLDEAERHMTTALDIARRELPIHHEQRMSILNDLGLLCKDRADFAGAERYLRETAEARAAAHGPDDRRTGKARANHAAALVDLGELDQARDAMAGALRSARRHEADDPENLAACLNTLGKLEHRRGNLSVAEFHLRESLDRIHDLHGDEHPAVPVVTMNLAAVLRDRGDTKAAHALYRRALDLRVRLHGLDHPATLAAAAALDALGTQEQGVPEPRPGTPADDGVDGSD; from the coding sequence ATGCACTGCCCCGACATCGTCGAACTCGAACGCTTCGCCACCGAGTCCCTCAGCCCGGAGTCCGCCGCGAGCCTCGCCTCTCACCTGCGCGAATGCCCCGCCTGTGCCGACCGACTCGTCGAGATCAAGGCCAACCTCACGGCCGCCGCGCCCATCTCGGGCATCCTGCGCGATACCGGCGTTCTCGCCGAACTCGGCCCCGGCGCACGGTTCGTCGAAGGCTTCCGCATCCTTCGCGAGATCGGTCGCGGCGGGTCCGGCGTCGTCTTCGAGGCCGAGCAGGCCAGCCCGCGACGAGCCGTCGCGCTCAAACTCCTCCGGCGATCGCCGAACGACAACGACGCACGCCACTTTCGCCGCGAGGTCGCCGCACTCGCACGCCTCGATCACCCCGGCATCGCCGCGCTCCACGCCGCGGGGGAGACGCCCGACGGGGACCGCTTCCTCGCCATGGAACTCGTCCGCGGCCTCCCGCTCAACGCCTACGCCTCCGAGCGCACACTCACCATCCGCGCCCGCCTCGAACTCTTCGCCGACGCCTGCGACGCCGTCGCCTTCGCGCACGGCCGCGGCGTCATCCACCGCGACCTCAAGCCCTCGAACATCCTCGTCACCGACGGCACCGACGGCTCGCCCGCGCCCAAGGTGCTCGATTTCGGCCTCGCCCGCATCCTCGAACACGATTCATTGACGCGCGGGGCGCCCCTCGGCGCAACACTCGCCGAGTTCGGCTCCATCTCCGGCACCCTCCCGTACATGAGCCCCGAGCAGGCCCGAGGCGACCCCCTCGCCGTCGACGCACGCACCGACGTCTACTCCCTCGGCGTCATCCTCTATGAACTCCTCACCGACCGCCTCCCCCTCGACCTTGATCGAACGAGCGTCACCGGCGCGATCCGCGCCATCTGCGAGCAGGCCCCCGCCGGCCCGCGCACGCTGCGCCCCGACCTGCCCCGCGACCTCGAGACGATCGCGCTCAAGGCGCTCGAGAAGGACCCCGACCGCCGCTACCCCTCCGCCGCCGCGCTCGCCGACGACGTGCGCCGCTTCCTCCGCCACGAGCCGATCTCCGCGCGCCGCCCAACCGCCGCCTACCACGCCGCCCGCTTCATGCGCCGCCACCGGCTGGGCGTGCTCGCCTCCACGCTCGCCTTCCTCGCACTCCTCGGCGCGGCGGGCATCGCCACGGCTCAGGCGGTGCGCGCCACCCGCAACGAGGCCCTCGCCCTGCACGAGGCCGAGACCGCACTCGATGTCTCCCGCTTCCTGCAGGACATCTTCGCCGCCGTCGAGCGCGGGCGACACGACATGACCCTCCGCGACGCCCTCGACGGCGCAACCCGCCGCCTCGACGCGGGCGCGCTCCGCGGCCGGCCCGCCATCGAGGCCCCCGTCCGCAACGCCGTCGGCAACGCCTACCGCGCCCTGGGACTGCTCGACGAGGCCGAGCGGCACATGACCACCGCGCTCGACATCGCACGACGCGAACTCCCCATCCACCATGAGCAGCGCATGTCCATCCTGAACGACCTCGGCCTCCTCTGCAAGGACCGCGCCGACTTCGCCGGCGCGGAACGCTACCTCCGCGAGACCGCCGAGGCCCGCGCGGCCGCTCACGGACCCGACGACCGGCGCACCGGCAAGGCCCGCGCCAACCACGCCGCCGCCCTCGTCGATCTCGGCGAACTCGACCAGGCCCGCGACGCGATGGCCGGCGCGCTCCGCTCCGCCCGCCGACACGAGGCCGACGACCCCGAGAACCTCGCCGCCTGCCTCAACACCCTCGGCAAACTTGAACACCGCCGAGGCAACCTCAGCGTGGCGGAGTTCCACCTGCGCGAATCGCTTGACCGCATCCACGACCTCCACGGGGACGAGCACCCGGCCGTCCCCGTGGTCACCATGAACCTCGCCGCCGTTCTTCGGGACCGAGGAGACACGAAAGCCGCACACGCGCTCTATCGGCGTGCCCTCGACCTCCGCGTCCGCCTCCACGGCCTCGACCACCCTGCCACCCTCGCCGCCGCTGCCGCGCTCGACGCGCTCGGAACGCAGGAACAAGGCGTGCCGGAGCCACGCCCCGGCACGCCCGCTGATGACGGTGTTGACGGCTCGGACTGA
- a CDS encoding MBL fold metallo-hydrolase: MSSLVDRSGWRPRRPSRHAERYALRVRFTFLGTGTSAGVPAIGCACPVCSSDDPRDRRLRTSACLRWTDPGGRPRTLLLDAGPDLRQQALRERLDRLDSILITHNHVDHVFGLDEVRRFNAVMNAPIDVHAEPRVLDDLRRVYRHIFEPERNVQRSFVASLIPHAVGPAEPFDLHGLRITPLRLLHGRLPVLGYRIDATPPLGAPFLPLAWCTDVSAIPPETWPHLRGLGTLVLDALRHRHHPTHFTLGQAVSVAHELAAGRTFFVHMSHDLAHADTNADLPEGMSLAHDGLTLGPDGPRP, from the coding sequence ATCTCCTCGCTCGTCGATCGTTCCGGGTGGAGGCCGCGCCGGCCCTCTCGCCACGCCGAACGCTACGCTCTCCGCGTGCGCTTCACCTTCCTCGGCACCGGCACCTCGGCGGGCGTGCCCGCGATCGGGTGCGCCTGCCCCGTCTGCTCCTCCGACGACCCGCGCGACCGGCGGCTCCGCACCAGCGCGTGCCTGCGCTGGACCGACCCGGGCGGCAGGCCGCGCACGCTCCTCCTCGACGCCGGCCCGGACCTCCGCCAGCAGGCCCTGCGCGAGCGCCTCGACCGTCTCGACTCGATCCTCATCACGCACAACCACGTGGACCACGTCTTCGGGCTTGACGAGGTGCGCCGATTCAACGCCGTGATGAACGCCCCCATCGACGTGCACGCCGAGCCGCGCGTCCTCGACGACCTGCGCCGCGTGTACCGCCACATCTTCGAGCCGGAGCGGAACGTGCAGCGGTCGTTCGTGGCCTCGCTCATCCCGCACGCCGTCGGCCCCGCCGAGCCGTTCGACCTGCACGGCCTGCGCATCACGCCCCTGCGCCTGCTGCACGGCCGACTGCCCGTCCTCGGCTACCGGATCGACGCAACTCCCCCCCTCGGCGCGCCGTTCCTCCCTCTCGCCTGGTGCACGGACGTCTCGGCGATCCCGCCCGAGACGTGGCCCCACCTGCGCGGCCTGGGCACGCTCGTCCTCGACGCCCTGCGCCACCGCCACCACCCGACCCACTTCACGCTGGGCCAGGCCGTCTCGGTTGCGCACGAACTCGCCGCCGGGCGAACGTTCTTCGTCCACATGAGCCACGACCTCGCCCACGCCGACACCAACGCCGACCTGCCGGAGGGCATGTCGCTCGCCCACGACGGCCTGACGCTCGGACCTGACGGGCCGCGACCGTAA
- a CDS encoding cation:proton antiporter, with product MNQLSHHEIVVLLVSLGVLLAAARALGEAARRLGQPAVIGEIAAGILLGPTVMQAALPELGEWLFPREGPLPQVMHGMTTVAITLFLLVAGMEVDLSTIWRRRVAALSVGVGGMVVPFVIALVPALLVPKAMGWDEGVNVRIFALFMATALAISALPVIAKMLIDLQLFRTDLGMTIIAAAVFNDLAGWIIFAMVLAMMGHAVSSGLELWHTIALTLAFVAFMLVVGRWLIDRSLPWVQAHTSFPGGVLGFALVVTIACAAFTEWIGVHAIFGAFICGVAMGDSRHLRPRTREIIEQFVSFIFAPLFFASIGLRVDFAANFDIGLVMIVLVLATVGKLAGCVVSARFAGFRSREAWAIGFGMNARGAMEIILGLLALEAGLINERLFVALVVMALLTSITSGMLVQWSLGKQKPVRFWAYASSKSFVPHLEASNSTEAIRALARAAADANPALHADVVAEAALARERLMGSGIGGGIAVPHARLSEIETPVVAIGRVAGGVDFDGPDEQPARLVILLITPASQPEYQLRLLASIAQTAQSSETVQRLTGAATWTEFLAALNTDATPAQEHG from the coding sequence ATGAACCAGCTCTCCCACCACGAGATCGTGGTGCTGCTGGTCTCGCTGGGCGTGTTGCTCGCGGCGGCTCGTGCGCTGGGCGAGGCGGCGCGGCGGCTCGGTCAGCCCGCGGTCATCGGCGAGATCGCGGCGGGCATCCTGCTCGGGCCGACCGTGATGCAGGCCGCCCTGCCGGAGCTTGGAGAGTGGCTCTTCCCGCGTGAGGGGCCGCTGCCGCAGGTGATGCACGGCATGACGACGGTCGCGATCACGCTTTTTCTGCTGGTGGCGGGGATGGAGGTGGACCTCTCGACGATCTGGCGGCGGCGCGTGGCGGCGTTGTCGGTGGGCGTCGGGGGGATGGTCGTGCCGTTCGTGATCGCTCTCGTGCCCGCACTGCTCGTGCCGAAGGCGATGGGATGGGACGAGGGGGTGAACGTCCGCATCTTCGCGCTCTTCATGGCGACCGCCCTCGCGATCTCCGCGCTGCCGGTGATCGCCAAGATGCTGATCGACCTGCAGCTCTTCCGCACGGACCTGGGGATGACGATCATCGCGGCCGCGGTCTTCAACGACCTGGCAGGGTGGATCATCTTCGCCATGGTGCTCGCCATGATGGGGCACGCGGTGTCGAGCGGGCTGGAGCTCTGGCACACGATCGCGCTCACGCTCGCCTTCGTGGCCTTCATGCTCGTCGTCGGTCGGTGGCTGATCGACCGGAGCCTGCCGTGGGTGCAGGCGCACACGAGTTTTCCGGGGGGGGTGCTGGGGTTCGCGCTGGTGGTCACGATCGCGTGCGCCGCGTTCACGGAGTGGATCGGGGTGCACGCGATCTTCGGGGCGTTCATCTGCGGGGTCGCGATGGGGGATTCGCGGCACCTGCGCCCGCGGACGCGAGAGATCATCGAGCAGTTCGTGTCGTTCATCTTCGCGCCGCTCTTCTTCGCCAGCATCGGCCTGCGCGTGGACTTCGCGGCGAACTTCGACATCGGACTGGTGATGATCGTGCTCGTGCTGGCAACGGTGGGCAAACTGGCTGGGTGCGTGGTCTCGGCGCGGTTCGCGGGTTTCCGCAGTCGCGAGGCGTGGGCGATCGGGTTCGGGATGAACGCGCGCGGCGCCATGGAGATCATCCTGGGTCTGCTCGCGCTGGAGGCGGGGCTGATCAACGAGCGTCTGTTCGTGGCGCTGGTGGTGATGGCGTTGCTGACTTCGATCACAAGCGGGATGCTGGTGCAGTGGTCGCTGGGCAAGCAGAAGCCCGTGCGGTTCTGGGCGTACGCGTCCTCGAAGTCCTTCGTTCCGCATCTTGAGGCCTCCAACTCGACGGAGGCGATCCGCGCGCTCGCACGGGCGGCCGCGGATGCGAACCCCGCGCTGCACGCGGACGTGGTGGCCGAAGCCGCTCTGGCTCGGGAGCGGCTGATGGGGAGCGGGATCGGTGGGGGGATCGCGGTGCCGCACGCGAGGCTCTCGGAGATCGAAACCCCGGTGGTGGCGATCGGCCGTGTCGCGGGTGGAGTGGACTTCGATGGGCCCGACGAGCAGCCCGCCCGCCTGGTCATCCTGCTGATAACGCCTGCCTCGCAGCCGGAGTACCAGTTACGCCTCCTGGCCAGCATTGCCCAGACCGCCCAGTCTTCGGAGACGGTGCAGCGGCTGACGGGTGCCGCGACGTGGACCGAGTTCCTCGCTGCCCTGAACACCGACGCGACCCCCGCCCAGGAACACGGCTGA
- a CDS encoding 4-oxalocrotonate tautomerase family protein, whose translation MPYVNVRITKDGVTREQKAQIVSEITATLGRVLGKKPEHTHVVIDEVDTENWGFAGLLTAEWRARASG comes from the coding sequence ATGCCCTACGTGAACGTGCGGATCACCAAGGACGGCGTGACCCGCGAGCAGAAGGCGCAGATCGTGTCCGAGATCACGGCCACGCTCGGGCGCGTGCTGGGCAAGAAGCCCGAGCACACGCACGTGGTGATCGACGAGGTCGACACGGAGAACTGGGGCTTCGCGGGGCTGCTGACAGCGGAGTGGAGGGCGCGGGCCTCGGGTTGA
- a CDS encoding beta-lactamase family protein, which translates to MLPTALMRFLISRVFAMGRDGRPGVGRGEGVRIQSPPAEPLVLGGRVWKAASADPQRLRGKGTKERGMVCGRGGVGRGAVWAACGVVVALGQVAWAQPRQPTPQERLDWIADRLDEQRVEHHVPGMALAVIAGGRVVLVRGFGVADAEAGREVTPETRFAVGSTTKAMTATLVAMLADEGKLGFDDLASERVPGFRFADDDLNARATIRDLLSHRSGLAAMEPLWYGLDTTSREILAAAARAEPLNPLREKFVYCNVGYLAAGLAAAHAAGTDWDTLIADRLFGPLGMVTANSTYAAAQADPEMARGYMWDPEKGELVHQPMRRVDGVGPAGSVNASVLDMTRWVLFQLGRGQIDGVRLLSEERHAETWHKHSEMSPGVGYGLGWMLRDWEGVPVVEHAGGIDGFTAQVSMIPTRNAGYVLLMNLFGSPLQESSRQVVYRGLFGDISESAEGEEGAERFVGRYVANFGPFKDARFTVTLKGGKLFVDVPGQMNFELAPPDAEGKRKFTVTDQIAVRFDERDGKVVGMTLFQGGMTFETPREGVEIPPEMTAAEAEEFAGEYRHEQANVTIRVLLHNGRLAIDVPGQMIYELHPPDAEGVRSFRATDAIRVRFNRDEQGRVVSLTHFQAGRETLMPRVSEPGEGDRLPTVDEVLALVQRGGSMDTEGRLRTVRVEGTMRFINIGIEGRESTTAAADGRFRMALDFGRFGRSESIIGRERGWSDSTAAPDRDLTIEQFLQARMQSPLALAGDWRKAFDRIVVDSRGEVDGRAVIAVRLERDGAKPATVRVDAETGLPVSMETQQFGAFGQAYPLTYRYEDWRDVGGVLMPHRVWMDIPMVGRIESVLARAEANVAADDSVFEPPARD; encoded by the coding sequence ATGTTGCCGACCGCCTTGATGCGCTTCTTGATCTCGCGGGTCTTCGCCATGGGGCGGGATGGTAGACCGGGGGTCGGGCGGGGTGAAGGCGTCCGGATACAGAGCCCGCCCGCTGAGCCGCTAGTCTTGGGGGGGCGGGTTTGGAAAGCAGCATCCGCCGATCCCCAACGTCTCAGGGGGAAAGGCACAAAGGAGCGAGGCATGGTCTGTGGACGCGGTGGTGTCGGGCGCGGTGCGGTGTGGGCGGCGTGCGGCGTGGTCGTCGCGTTGGGGCAGGTGGCATGGGCACAGCCCCGGCAGCCGACGCCGCAGGAGCGACTGGACTGGATCGCGGACCGACTCGACGAGCAGCGGGTCGAGCATCACGTGCCGGGGATGGCGCTGGCGGTGATCGCGGGCGGGCGGGTTGTGCTGGTGCGAGGGTTCGGCGTGGCGGACGCCGAGGCGGGGCGCGAGGTCACGCCGGAAACGAGGTTCGCGGTCGGGTCCACAACAAAGGCGATGACGGCGACGCTGGTGGCGATGCTCGCCGACGAGGGCAAACTGGGCTTCGACGACCTGGCGAGCGAGCGCGTGCCGGGCTTCCGGTTCGCGGATGACGACCTGAACGCGCGGGCGACGATCCGTGACCTGCTCAGCCACCGATCGGGGCTGGCGGCGATGGAGCCGCTGTGGTACGGGCTGGACACGACGAGCCGGGAGATTCTGGCGGCGGCGGCGCGCGCGGAACCCCTGAACCCGCTCCGTGAGAAGTTCGTGTATTGCAACGTGGGGTATCTCGCTGCCGGGCTGGCGGCGGCGCACGCCGCGGGCACAGACTGGGACACCCTGATCGCGGATCGGCTCTTCGGACCGCTGGGCATGGTGACGGCGAACTCGACCTACGCGGCGGCGCAGGCCGACCCGGAGATGGCGCGTGGGTACATGTGGGACCCGGAAAAGGGCGAACTGGTGCACCAGCCCATGCGCCGTGTCGACGGGGTCGGCCCGGCCGGTTCGGTGAACGCGAGCGTGCTCGACATGACCCGGTGGGTGCTCTTCCAGCTCGGGCGAGGCCAGATCGACGGCGTGCGGCTGCTCAGCGAGGAGAGGCACGCAGAGACGTGGCACAAGCACAGCGAGATGTCGCCGGGCGTCGGCTACGGCCTCGGGTGGATGCTCCGCGACTGGGAGGGCGTGCCGGTCGTCGAGCACGCGGGCGGGATCGACGGGTTCACGGCCCAGGTCTCGATGATTCCCACGCGCAACGCAGGGTACGTGCTGCTGATGAACCTCTTCGGCAGCCCGCTCCAGGAGTCGTCGAGGCAGGTGGTCTACCGCGGGCTGTTCGGCGACATCTCCGAGTCGGCGGAAGGTGAGGAAGGCGCGGAGCGCTTCGTGGGCAGGTACGTGGCGAACTTCGGGCCTTTCAAGGACGCGCGCTTCACGGTCACGCTCAAGGGGGGCAAGCTGTTCGTGGACGTGCCCGGGCAGATGAACTTCGAGCTCGCTCCGCCGGACGCCGAGGGGAAGCGGAAGTTCACGGTCACCGACCAGATCGCGGTGCGCTTCGATGAACGGGACGGCAAGGTCGTCGGCATGACGCTCTTTCAGGGCGGGATGACGTTCGAGACGCCGCGCGAGGGCGTCGAGATTCCTCCCGAGATGACGGCCGCGGAGGCCGAGGAGTTCGCGGGCGAGTACCGCCACGAGCAGGCGAACGTGACGATCCGCGTGCTGCTGCACAACGGTCGGCTGGCGATCGACGTGCCCGGGCAGATGATCTATGAACTGCACCCCCCGGACGCCGAGGGCGTCCGCTCGTTCAGGGCGACCGACGCGATCCGGGTGCGTTTCAACCGCGATGAGCAGGGCCGGGTCGTCTCGCTCACGCACTTCCAGGCGGGGCGTGAGACCCTGATGCCGCGCGTGAGCGAGCCGGGCGAGGGCGACCGGCTGCCGACTGTCGACGAGGTGCTCGCGCTGGTGCAGCGTGGCGGGTCGATGGACACCGAGGGGCGGCTTCGCACCGTGCGCGTCGAGGGAACGATGCGGTTCATCAACATCGGGATCGAGGGGCGCGAGAGCACGACCGCCGCGGCCGACGGGCGGTTCCGGATGGCGCTGGACTTCGGCCGATTCGGACGGAGCGAGTCGATCATCGGGCGCGAGCGGGGATGGTCCGATTCGACGGCCGCGCCAGACCGCGACCTGACCATCGAGCAGTTTCTGCAGGCCCGGATGCAAAGCCCGCTCGCCCTGGCCGGCGACTGGCGCAAGGCGTTCGATCGCATCGTCGTGGATTCGCGGGGCGAAGTGGACGGGCGCGCCGTGATCGCCGTTCGCCTCGAACGGGACGGTGCGAAGCCGGCGACGGTCCGGGTGGACGCCGAGACCGGGCTGCCCGTCTCGATGGAGACGCAGCAGTTCGGCGCGTTCGGGCAGGCGTATCCGCTGACGTACCGCTACGAGGACTGGCGCGACGTGGGCGGTGTGCTCATGCCGCACCGGGTCTGGATGGACATTCCCATGGTCGGGCGAATCGAGAGCGTGCTCGCGCGCGCAGAGGCGAACGTGGCGGCGGACGACTCGGTGTTTGAACCTCCCGCCCGCGATTGA
- a CDS encoding universal stress protein, which translates to MTTDLGPFKHVLACIAPSPHAREVAVEAGRLAAACGSKLTFVHAGREGDEVRRIVADALPGVEAEVVEREGAPERVILSEAARQGADLIFAGALQSDPLLRGIVGSLARRLARHAERSVYLSIHQFPPDRLVRTLVVGIDVDERSARLMRDMAAFARKANVLALHVVYEFDPHAPGATGPGDEREQHERLRAASERFRVADFLGTINLEGLPVRVTCLSGRDYVETMRFAEEQKADLLAVAAPPRRLGLLDRFFGHPTDTILQRFPCSILLHRSRREPIAEGEGGE; encoded by the coding sequence ATGACCACGGACCTCGGACCTTTCAAGCACGTGCTCGCCTGCATCGCCCCTTCGCCCCACGCCAGGGAAGTGGCCGTGGAGGCGGGTCGCCTGGCGGCGGCGTGCGGGTCGAAACTCACGTTCGTTCACGCGGGGCGCGAGGGGGACGAGGTGCGCCGGATCGTCGCTGATGCGCTGCCGGGCGTCGAGGCGGAAGTCGTCGAGCGCGAGGGCGCGCCGGAGCGGGTGATTCTCTCGGAAGCGGCGCGGCAGGGGGCGGACCTGATCTTCGCGGGCGCGCTGCAGTCGGACCCGCTGCTGCGGGGGATCGTCGGCTCGCTGGCGCGCCGGCTCGCACGCCACGCGGAGCGGTCGGTCTATCTCTCGATCCACCAGTTCCCGCCGGATCGGCTGGTGCGCACGCTCGTCGTCGGCATCGACGTGGACGAGCGCTCGGCGCGGCTGATGCGCGACATGGCGGCGTTTGCGCGCAAGGCGAACGTGCTCGCGCTGCACGTCGTGTACGAGTTCGACCCGCACGCGCCGGGGGCGACCGGACCGGGCGACGAGCGAGAGCAGCACGAGCGGTTGAGGGCGGCCTCGGAGCGTTTCCGCGTGGCCGACTTCCTGGGGACGATCAACCTCGAGGGGCTGCCGGTGCGTGTGACGTGCCTGAGCGGGCGTGACTATGTGGAGACGATGCGGTTCGCGGAGGAGCAGAAGGCGGACCTGCTGGCGGTGGCCGCCCCGCCCCGTCGGCTGGGGTTGCTGGACCGGTTCTTTGGTCACCCGACAGACACGATCCTCCAGCGTTTTCCGTGCTCGATCCTGCTGCACCGTTCACGTCGAGAACCAATCGCTGAGGGAGAGGGGGGCGAATGA
- a CDS encoding sigma-70 family RNA polymerase sigma factor, translating to MDHTAREWVTTTTILHDLRDARNDRAWERFVNRFRDPLVAFARRSGLSRADADDAAQETLVELARSLREDRYDRDKGRLSAWLFGIARRCVLRHRQREARSRERPFDDETSRTIDPPADEKSVEDLWNTEWERWAWTACLERARAEFEPATLRAFLLVVQGERAADSVAEELGVPVKTVYNAKHRVLKRLRELRDELENTA from the coding sequence ATGGACCACACCGCCCGGGAATGGGTCACGACCACCACGATCCTGCACGACCTGCGGGACGCCCGAAACGACCGCGCCTGGGAGCGATTCGTCAACCGTTTCCGCGATCCGCTGGTCGCCTTCGCCCGGCGCTCGGGCCTCTCCAGGGCCGACGCCGACGACGCGGCACAGGAAACGCTCGTCGAACTCGCCCGCTCCCTGCGGGAAGACCGCTACGACCGTGACAAGGGCCGCCTCAGCGCGTGGCTCTTCGGCATCGCACGTCGGTGCGTCCTTCGCCACCGCCAGCGCGAGGCCCGCTCACGCGAGCGCCCCTTCGACGACGAAACCAGCCGCACCATCGACCCGCCCGCCGATGAGAAGTCGGTCGAGGACCTGTGGAACACCGAGTGGGAGCGCTGGGCCTGGACCGCCTGCCTCGAACGCGCCCGCGCCGAGTTCGAGCCGGCCACCCTCCGCGCATTCCTGCTCGTCGTACAGGGCGAGCGGGCCGCCGACTCGGTCGCGGAGGAACTCGGTGTGCCCGTCAAGACCGTCTACAACGCCAAGCACCGGGTCCTCAAGCGACTCCGCGAACTGCGCGACGAACTCGAGAACACCGCCTGA